From Pulveribacter suum, a single genomic window includes:
- a CDS encoding bifunctional diguanylate cyclase/phosphodiesterase — protein MRQLLPHSLTTRIAALVLVFLLAGMWSLAWYADRQLRQDMREQLQAQQQSVALLLGRELERTLHERASALQGVARGLPVPVQDHASTLQALLPRLTVLQQMFGGGFYVTDAQGMAMASHPLQLGPQRRGYAASRFIREALAGQTVIGDPMPGLAANMPIVVIATPVPGPGGAPAGVLAGVVRLRDAGLLQPLPAAEGQVASDYLVIDRRTRTVVAASAEQRVLQALPAAGQDAVLDRLLAGGDGSVIHPQPEQARLASVHHLTAVPWLVVVSQPLAPLLAPLDEVRQRIVLAALGLTLLAAGGLWWMLRRALAPLQQMGHRLAAMAEDGAPLQPLAPQPMRELAQLVRGCNHLLAELDQRQRALGESRQRYQAAFQISPDALDITRVSDGVHVDVNAGFERLFGWPREQVLGRSGLELGIWHASDTAVRAQFVQQVLSEGMAVGIEQQLYRRDGTPVTVQLSASLLDVAGEPCMLWVAHDVTAHRAARAHIHQLTSTDLLTGLPNVQQFLQQLGEVQAHCLQARRLAALLCVDVDDFKTINDSLGRDHGDQLLRQVAQRMGAGLAGQGSLARLGGDEFLVLLPDLPAPRGAAAHAAEALAHRLGALLGQPLEVEGTTHSISVGVGIVVLGESRQEPRELLRRAALALNQAKASGPGAVLLFEAQMQDQVSSRARLQRSLAEALQQHAFALHYQPQLDQHGAVVGVEALVRWHLQGHGMVSPAEFIPLAEKTGLIAPLGRWILHAACSQLARWAHVPGCSHLDMAVNVSAVQFQQEAFVEQVQEVLAQTGAPAARLKFELTESLMMYEIDSVIARMKALRALGLRFSLDDFGTGFSSLAYLKRLPLQQLKIDQGFVRDILDDHNDAAIARTVIALGESLGLEVIAEGVETEAHRDALQQWGCRLYQGYLFSRPLPVAQLGEFLQQRAGGPLPP, from the coding sequence ATGCGCCAGCTGCTGCCGCACTCGCTGACCACCCGCATCGCCGCGCTGGTACTGGTCTTCCTGCTGGCCGGCATGTGGTCGCTCGCCTGGTATGCCGACCGCCAGTTGCGCCAGGACATGCGCGAGCAGCTGCAGGCGCAGCAGCAGTCGGTGGCGCTGCTGCTGGGCCGCGAGCTCGAGCGCACCCTGCACGAGCGCGCCAGCGCCCTGCAAGGTGTCGCACGTGGTCTGCCGGTGCCGGTGCAGGACCACGCCTCCACCCTGCAGGCCCTGCTGCCGCGCTTGACGGTGCTGCAGCAGATGTTCGGCGGCGGCTTCTACGTGACGGATGCCCAGGGAATGGCCATGGCCTCGCATCCGCTGCAGCTGGGCCCGCAGCGGCGCGGCTATGCGGCCAGCCGCTTCATCCGCGAGGCACTGGCCGGACAGACCGTGATTGGCGACCCCATGCCCGGGCTGGCGGCGAACATGCCCATCGTGGTCATCGCCACCCCGGTGCCGGGGCCGGGCGGCGCGCCGGCGGGCGTGCTGGCCGGCGTGGTCAGGCTGCGCGATGCGGGCCTGCTGCAGCCGCTGCCCGCGGCCGAGGGCCAGGTGGCCAGCGACTACCTGGTCATCGACCGGCGCACCCGCACCGTCGTCGCCGCCAGTGCCGAGCAGCGCGTGCTGCAGGCGCTGCCGGCCGCCGGACAGGACGCCGTGCTGGACCGCCTGCTGGCCGGCGGCGACGGCAGCGTCATCCACCCGCAGCCCGAGCAGGCCCGGCTGGCCTCGGTGCACCACCTGACGGCCGTGCCCTGGCTGGTGGTGGTCTCGCAGCCGCTGGCGCCGCTGCTGGCGCCCCTGGACGAAGTGCGCCAGCGCATCGTGCTGGCGGCGCTGGGGCTCACGCTGCTGGCCGCTGGCGGGTTGTGGTGGATGCTGCGCCGCGCCCTGGCGCCGCTGCAGCAGATGGGCCACCGCCTGGCCGCCATGGCCGAGGACGGCGCGCCGCTGCAGCCCCTGGCGCCGCAGCCCATGCGCGAGCTGGCGCAGCTGGTGCGCGGCTGCAACCACCTGCTGGCCGAGCTGGACCAGCGCCAGCGCGCCCTGGGCGAAAGCCGGCAGCGCTACCAGGCGGCCTTTCAGATCAGTCCGGACGCGCTGGACATCACCCGCGTGTCCGATGGCGTGCATGTGGACGTGAATGCCGGCTTTGAGCGTCTCTTCGGCTGGCCGCGCGAGCAGGTGCTGGGCCGTTCGGGGCTGGAGCTGGGCATCTGGCATGCGAGCGACACGGCCGTGCGCGCGCAGTTCGTGCAGCAGGTGCTCAGCGAGGGCATGGCCGTCGGCATCGAGCAGCAGCTGTATCGGCGCGACGGCACGCCCGTCACGGTGCAGCTCAGCGCCAGTCTGCTGGACGTGGCGGGCGAGCCGTGCATGCTGTGGGTGGCCCACGACGTGACGGCGCACCGCGCCGCCCGCGCGCACATCCACCAGCTGACCTCCACCGACCTGCTGACCGGCCTGCCCAACGTGCAGCAGTTCCTGCAGCAGCTGGGCGAGGTGCAGGCGCACTGCCTGCAGGCGCGGCGCCTGGCCGCGCTGCTGTGCGTGGATGTGGACGACTTCAAGACCATCAACGACAGCCTGGGCCGCGACCACGGCGACCAGCTGCTGCGCCAGGTGGCGCAGCGCATGGGCGCCGGGCTGGCCGGCCAGGGCTCGCTGGCGCGGCTGGGGGGCGACGAATTTCTGGTGCTGCTGCCCGACCTGCCGGCACCCCGGGGCGCGGCCGCCCACGCTGCCGAGGCGCTGGCGCACCGTCTGGGCGCGCTGCTGGGCCAGCCGCTGGAGGTGGAGGGCACGACGCACAGCATCAGCGTGGGCGTGGGTATCGTGGTGCTGGGTGAGAGCCGCCAGGAGCCGCGCGAGCTGCTGCGCCGCGCGGCGCTGGCCCTGAACCAGGCCAAGGCGTCGGGGCCGGGGGCGGTGCTGTTGTTCGAGGCACAGATGCAGGACCAGGTCAGCAGCCGCGCCCGGCTGCAGCGCAGCCTGGCCGAGGCGCTGCAGCAGCACGCCTTCGCGCTGCACTACCAGCCCCAGCTGGACCAGCACGGCGCCGTGGTGGGCGTGGAGGCGCTGGTGCGCTGGCACTTGCAGGGGCACGGCATGGTCTCGCCGGCCGAGTTCATCCCGCTGGCGGAAAAGACCGGCCTGATCGCGCCGCTGGGCCGCTGGATACTGCACGCCGCCTGCAGCCAGCTGGCGCGCTGGGCGCACGTGCCTGGCTGCAGCCACCTGGACATGGCCGTGAACGTGAGCGCCGTGCAGTTCCAGCAGGAAGCCTTTGTCGAGCAGGTGCAGGAGGTGCTGGCGCAGACCGGCGCGCCGGCAGCGCGGCTGAAGTTCGAGCTGACCGAGAGCCTGATGATGTATGAGATCGACTCCGTCATCGCGCGCATGAAGGCGCTGCGCGCGCTGGGGCTGCGCTTTTCGCTGGACGACTTCGGCACCGGCTTTTCGTCGCTGGCCTACTTGAAGCGGCTGCCGCTGCAGCAGCTCAAGATCGACCAGGGCTTCGTGCGCGACATCCTGGACGACCACAACGACGCGGCCATCGCCCGCACCGTGATCGCCCTGGGCGAGAGCCTGGGCCTGGAGGTGATCGCCGAGGGCGTGGAGACCGAGGCCCACCGCGACGCCCTGCAGCAGTGGGGCTGCCGCCTCTACCAGGGCTATCTGTTCAGCCGCCCGCTGCCGGTGGCCCAGCTCGGGGAATTCCTGCAGCAGCGCGCAGGTGGGCCGCTGCCGCCCTGA
- a CDS encoding dihydroneopterin aldolase produces the protein MHHAAGTQILTLTGLRFDANLGILSHEKAAPQPIQVDAELNLGTQPLAPPDDDILHVLDYRKVRQIIIDECQSGHVNLLESLIGKVSARLMQLPGVLGVRVKIAKLEIFDDCEVAIRVESGQW, from the coding sequence ATGCACCACGCCGCCGGCACCCAGATCCTCACGCTCACCGGGCTGCGCTTCGATGCCAACCTGGGCATCCTGTCGCACGAGAAGGCGGCGCCCCAGCCCATCCAGGTGGATGCCGAGCTGAACCTGGGCACCCAGCCCCTGGCGCCGCCCGACGACGACATCCTGCACGTGCTGGACTACCGCAAGGTGCGCCAGATCATCATCGACGAGTGCCAGTCGGGGCATGTGAACCTGCTGGAAAGCCTGATCGGCAAGGTCAGTGCGCGCCTGATGCAGCTGCCCGGCGTGCTGGGCGTGCGCGTGAAGATCGCCAAGCTGGAGATCTTCGACGACTGCGAGGTCGCCATTCGCGTGGAGAGCGGCCAGTGGTAA
- a CDS encoding SDR family oxidoreductase has translation MPPTPSPRPRTVLVTGAARRLGRAIALELAGAGWQVAVHYRSSHDDAIKTVAACAALAGASAPFGADFEDEAAVRALLPRVVAHFGAVDAVVNSASLFEHDGVDSFGYALAGRHLRSNVAAPIVLAQALHAHLQGRAAGGEEGVQGAVVNLLDQKLWNQNPDFVSYTLSKAALEAAGTMLALALAPRVRVVGVAPGLTLTSHMLSDERFAALHALSPLGRSSTPEDVAGAVRFALDNRSITGTTLLVDGGQHLMRFPRDFSLM, from the coding sequence ATGCCCCCCACCCCATCCCCTCGTCCCCGCACCGTGCTGGTGACCGGCGCCGCCCGGCGCCTGGGCCGCGCCATTGCCCTGGAGCTGGCGGGCGCGGGCTGGCAGGTCGCCGTGCACTACCGGTCTTCCCACGACGACGCTATTAAAACAGTAGCTGCCTGCGCAGCCCTGGCGGGCGCTAGCGCCCCTTTTGGTGCAGATTTTGAGGACGAAGCGGCGGTGCGCGCCCTGCTGCCGCGCGTGGTGGCGCACTTTGGCGCCGTGGACGCAGTGGTCAACAGCGCCTCGCTGTTCGAGCACGACGGCGTGGACAGCTTCGGCTACGCCCTGGCCGGGCGGCACCTGCGCAGCAACGTGGCCGCGCCCATCGTGCTGGCGCAGGCGCTGCACGCGCACCTGCAGGGGCGCGCCGCCGGCGGCGAAGAGGGCGTGCAGGGCGCGGTGGTCAACCTGCTGGACCAGAAACTCTGGAACCAGAACCCCGATTTCGTCAGCTACACCCTGTCCAAGGCCGCGCTGGAGGCCGCCGGCACCATGCTGGCGCTGGCGCTGGCCCCGCGCGTGCGGGTGGTCGGCGTGGCCCCGGGGCTGACGCTGACCAGCCACATGCTGAGCGACGAGCGCTTTGCGGCGCTGCACGCCCTGAGCCCGCTGGGCCGCTCGTCCACGCCCGAGGACGTGGCGGGCGCCGTGCGCTTTGCGCTGGACAACCGCTCGATCACCGGCACCACGCTGCTGGTCGATGGCGGCCAGCACCTGATGCGCTTTCCGCGCGACTTTTCCCTGATGTGA
- a CDS encoding class I SAM-dependent methyltransferase: protein MQLALYAPGLGYYARESPKFGTMPHSGSDFVTAPELSPVFGQLLARQVGQALQATGTHEVWEFGAGSGALAAQLLGELGEQVRRYTIVDLSGSLRARQRERLAPWGERVVWADRLPAAIEGVVVGNEVLDAMPVQLLQRSAGVWHERGVALAEDGSFAWADRPTDLRPPLEVEGEHDYLTEIHSQAEGFVRTLAAHLARGAAFLIDYGFPEAEYYHPQRHMGTLVCHRAHQVDSDPLADVGDKDITAHVNFTGAALAAQDAGLQVLGYTTQGHFLINCGLLQKLELLPQAGRAQAAKLIMEHEMGELFKVLALGTADATWQPLGFAQGDRTHRL, encoded by the coding sequence ATGCAGCTGGCGCTGTACGCGCCGGGCCTGGGCTACTACGCCCGCGAGAGCCCCAAGTTCGGCACCATGCCGCACAGCGGCAGCGACTTCGTCACCGCGCCCGAGCTGTCGCCGGTCTTCGGCCAGCTGCTGGCGCGCCAGGTGGGCCAGGCGCTGCAGGCCACGGGCACGCACGAAGTCTGGGAGTTCGGCGCCGGCAGCGGCGCCCTGGCCGCGCAGCTGCTGGGCGAGCTGGGCGAACAGGTGCGCCGCTACACCATCGTGGACCTGTCGGGCAGCCTGCGCGCGCGCCAGCGCGAGCGCCTGGCGCCCTGGGGCGAGCGCGTCGTCTGGGCCGACCGGCTGCCCGCGGCCATCGAGGGCGTGGTGGTGGGCAACGAGGTGCTGGACGCCATGCCCGTGCAGCTGCTGCAGCGCAGCGCAGGCGTGTGGCACGAGCGCGGCGTGGCCCTGGCCGAGGACGGCAGCTTTGCCTGGGCCGACCGTCCCACCGATCTGCGCCCGCCGCTGGAGGTGGAAGGCGAGCACGACTACCTGACCGAGATCCACTCCCAGGCCGAGGGCTTCGTGCGCACCCTGGCCGCGCACCTGGCGCGCGGCGCGGCCTTTCTCATCGACTACGGCTTTCCCGAAGCCGAGTACTACCACCCGCAGCGCCACATGGGCACGCTGGTGTGCCACCGCGCGCACCAGGTGGACTCCGACCCGCTGGCCGACGTGGGCGACAAGGACATCACCGCCCACGTCAACTTCACCGGCGCGGCCCTGGCGGCGCAGGATGCCGGCCTGCAGGTGCTGGGCTACACCACCCAGGGGCACTTCCTGATCAACTGCGGCTTGCTACAAAAACTGGAGCTGCTGCCGCAGGCGGGACGGGCGCAGGCGGCCAAATTGATCATGGAGCACGAAATGGGCGAGCTGTTCAAGGTGCTGGCCCTGGGCACGGCCGATGCCACCTGGCAGCCCCTGGGCTTTGCCCAGGGCGACCGCACGCACCGGCTGTAG
- a CDS encoding methyl-accepting chemotaxis protein, whose product MQFLHRLTIVRRLTLVLVLVLVMVAALLATLLVSERSMLMRERSASVSAVVNAAHGIVAYYHGLAKEGLLEEAVAQQRALAALGTLRYSGNEYFWVNDMQTRVLMHPIVRDMEGKDQSERKDPNGKRIFVEFVNAVKAGGEGYVDYLWPKPGHDKPVPKVSYVKGFAPWGWVIGSGVYLDNVQAVFVERLLQAAGVTLALLLLLLGASWLISRSILRQLGAEPGTLNAIAHQIAQGNLGVEIPAVRHSDSVLHGVQAMRDSVARIVTDVRRNAEGVATASSEIAQGNQDLSARTESQASALQQTAASMEQMTATVGQNADNAQQANQLAVNASAVAAQGGQVVGEVVNTMREINTASQRIQDILGVIDSIAFQTNILALNAAVEAARAGEQGRGFAVVAGEVRTLAQRSASAAREIKGLITDSVQRAEQGALLVDRAGTTMQEVVGSIRRVTDIVGEISAASREQSAGVSQVGEAITQMDQATQHNAALVEQMAAAASSLNQQAQVLVQTVDAFRLAGQDRLAVR is encoded by the coding sequence ATGCAGTTTCTCCATCGCTTGACCATCGTGCGGCGGCTGACGCTGGTGCTGGTGCTGGTGCTGGTGATGGTGGCGGCCCTGCTGGCCACCTTGCTGGTGAGCGAGCGCAGCATGCTGATGCGCGAGCGCTCAGCCAGCGTGAGTGCGGTGGTGAACGCCGCCCACGGCATCGTGGCCTACTACCACGGCCTGGCCAAGGAGGGGCTGCTGGAAGAGGCCGTTGCCCAGCAGCGCGCCCTGGCGGCCCTGGGCACACTGCGCTACAGCGGCAATGAGTACTTCTGGGTCAACGACATGCAGACCCGGGTGCTCATGCACCCCATCGTGCGCGACATGGAGGGCAAGGACCAGAGCGAGCGCAAGGACCCCAACGGCAAGCGGATCTTCGTGGAGTTCGTCAACGCCGTGAAAGCCGGTGGCGAAGGCTACGTGGACTACCTGTGGCCCAAGCCGGGCCACGACAAGCCGGTGCCCAAGGTCTCCTACGTCAAGGGGTTCGCGCCCTGGGGCTGGGTGATCGGCTCGGGCGTGTACCTGGACAACGTGCAGGCCGTGTTCGTCGAGCGGCTGCTGCAGGCGGCGGGCGTGACCCTGGCGCTGTTGCTGCTGCTGCTGGGCGCCAGCTGGCTCATCAGCCGCAGCATCCTGCGCCAGCTGGGCGCCGAGCCCGGCACGCTCAACGCCATCGCGCACCAGATCGCCCAGGGCAACCTGGGCGTGGAGATCCCTGCCGTGCGCCACAGCGACAGCGTGCTGCACGGCGTGCAGGCCATGCGCGACAGCGTGGCGCGCATCGTCACCGACGTGCGCCGCAACGCCGAGGGCGTGGCCACCGCCAGCAGCGAGATCGCCCAGGGCAACCAGGACCTGTCGGCGCGCACCGAAAGCCAGGCCAGCGCGCTGCAGCAGACGGCCGCCTCCATGGAGCAGATGACCGCCACCGTGGGCCAAAACGCCGACAACGCGCAGCAGGCCAACCAGCTCGCCGTGAATGCCAGCGCCGTCGCGGCGCAGGGCGGCCAGGTCGTGGGCGAGGTGGTCAACACCATGCGCGAGATCAACACCGCCTCGCAGCGCATCCAGGACATCCTCGGCGTCATCGACTCCATCGCCTTCCAGACCAACATCCTGGCGCTGAATGCGGCCGTGGAAGCGGCGCGCGCCGGCGAGCAGGGCCGGGGCTTTGCCGTGGTGGCTGGCGAGGTGCGCACCCTGGCGCAGCGCTCTGCCTCTGCGGCCCGGGAGATCAAGGGCCTGATCACCGACAGCGTGCAGCGCGCCGAGCAGGGCGCGCTGCTGGTGGACCGCGCCGGCACCACCATGCAGGAGGTGGTGGGCAGCATCCGCCGGGTAACGGACATCGTGGGGGAGATCAGCGCCGCCAGCCGCGAGCAAAGCGCCGGCGTCAGCCAGGTGGGCGAGGCCATCACGCAGATGGACCAGGCTACCCAGCACAACGCCGCGCTGGTCGAGCAGATGGCCGCCGCCGCCAGCAGCCTGAACCAGCAAGCCCAAGTGCTGGTGCAGACGGTGGACGCCTTCCGCCTGGCCGGTCAGGACCGCCTGGCCGTGCGCTAA
- a CDS encoding DUF2905 domain-containing protein gives MVRWLIVVFLALVLIEGLAPWLRRLGLGRLPGDFHFRLFGREWSVPLASTVVLSALLALAVKWL, from the coding sequence ATGGTGCGCTGGCTCATCGTCGTCTTCCTGGCCCTGGTGCTGATCGAGGGCCTGGCCCCGTGGCTGCGCCGCCTGGGGCTGGGCCGGCTGCCGGGAGACTTCCACTTCCGCCTGTTCGGGCGCGAATGGTCGGTGCCGCTGGCCAGCACGGTGGTGCTCAGCGCCCTGCTGGCGCTGGCCGTGAAATGGCTTTGA
- a CDS encoding ROK family protein translates to MAQTPVFPPSAGLLAGIDIGGTKVAVCLARPGGAGAAPQILTRVHQPTARTGSEDALARQALALLDEACARQQVARTQLAGVGVSSCGPFAKRSGQIEVANPNICGGLAGAADGRQDNDWVQVPLQAPLARALGGTPLHIANDAVAALEAERRWGALAGVDDCAYVTWSTGVGVGLCVDGRVLAGRNGNAGHAGHTFVGDVAGSAPLCGCGNRGDVESLVGGGSLAARLGMEAPPLLAAAQQGDAQALEQVRGLCVLMGRLLYNLVATLDLARISLGGAVFLHHQALLLPLLREQLQRYFPLLTRGAELVPAGLGAQVGDYAALALLQERAAGTP, encoded by the coding sequence ATGGCCCAAACCCCCGTTTTTCCCCCATCCGCCGGCCTGCTGGCCGGCATCGACATCGGCGGCACCAAGGTGGCCGTGTGCCTGGCCCGCCCGGGCGGCGCCGGCGCGGCGCCGCAGATCCTCACACGTGTACACCAGCCCACCGCCAGGACGGGCAGCGAAGACGCCCTGGCGCGCCAGGCGCTGGCGCTGCTGGACGAGGCCTGCGCCCGCCAGCAGGTGGCGCGCACGCAGCTGGCCGGCGTGGGCGTCTCCAGCTGCGGCCCGTTCGCCAAGCGCAGCGGCCAGATCGAGGTGGCCAACCCCAACATCTGCGGCGGCCTGGCCGGCGCGGCCGATGGGCGCCAGGACAACGACTGGGTGCAGGTGCCGCTGCAGGCCCCGCTGGCCCGGGCACTGGGCGGCACGCCGCTGCACATCGCCAACGACGCCGTCGCCGCCCTGGAGGCCGAGCGCCGCTGGGGCGCGCTGGCCGGGGTGGACGACTGCGCCTACGTGACCTGGAGCACCGGCGTGGGCGTGGGCCTGTGCGTGGACGGCCGCGTGCTTGCCGGGCGCAACGGCAACGCCGGCCATGCGGGCCATACCTTCGTGGGCGACGTGGCCGGCAGCGCCCCGCTGTGCGGCTGCGGCAACCGGGGCGACGTGGAGTCGCTGGTGGGCGGCGGCTCGCTGGCCGCCCGGCTGGGCATGGAGGCGCCGCCGCTGCTGGCCGCCGCCCAGCAGGGCGATGCGCAGGCGCTGGAGCAGGTGCGCGGCCTGTGCGTGCTGATGGGGCGGCTGCTCTACAACCTGGTGGCTACGCTGGACCTGGCGCGCATCAGCCTGGGCGGGGCCGTCTTCTTGCACCACCAGGCGCTGCTGCTGCCGCTGCTGCGCGAGCAGCTGCAGCGCTACTTTCCCCTGCTGACGCGAGGCGCCGAACTGGTGCCTGCCGGCCTGGGCGCGCAGGTGGGCGACTATGCGGCCCTGGCGCTGCTGCAGGAGCGCGCCGCCGGCACGCCCTAA